CGGAATGCATCGCGCGCGTCGCCTTCGCGGCGCGGCATGCGCTCGCGCCGCGAACGCACGACATCATCGGCCGCTATTGCTTGGCCGCCATCATGTCCAGGCAATGATTGAGATAGGCGGTGCGATCCCTCGGCAGCACCTTCTCGAGATCCGCCTTGATGGCGCATTCGCGCTGTCGCAACTGCTCGGCGCGACGCTTCTCGGCGGCTTCGCGGTATTCGGGGGCAACCTTGTTGGGATCGACCAGCGGCTGTGTCCGCGCAGGAGCCGCAAAAGACAGTGCAATGGCCGCAATGATAATGATCTGTTTCAAATGAGCCTCCATGAAAAAGCGCAATGCTAGCGCGCCTCGCGCGAACGCCCAAACGGGGGGCTGCGGTACCCCGTTCCGCCATAATGGCTGACCCAAGCCCAGCGAACTTCCGGCACTCCGGCTTTGGAACGACTGCACGCCGAAAGCGTAGACTCCGGGCTCTCGGCCCATCCCCAAGCCCCCAAGCCCCCGGGCCGCGAGAAAACCTTCCCACAAGGTTGGCGACCTCAGTAGCCCCCCCGCACTGGGGTCGTTTGCTTTGCCGCGCCAGATGTGAACCAGTTCACAAGCGCTGGTCGAAATCGCTGCTATGAGAGTGTCGTTGCTTGACCAATTCATTTTGAACGAAACGCCCCAGCGTGGCTCCAAGCGCTGGGGTTTTTTGTGCGTGCCATGCGCGCCTTCGATCGCACTCTGAGCAGGGGGGCGAGTTCCCGGCTGGGCTTGGTCAACAGCTAAATATTTAGCAGCGCGACGGCGGCCCGAACGTTGCCAGGAGGCGTGCGTTCGCCGGACAAATCCCATATGCAGGGCGGCGCGCCGCCGAATCGACATGCGGGCCGCGCGCGTTCAGTTGACGACCAGAGACGGGTTCAAGTGAGGCTTGCCAAAAAAGCGCGGGTGACCAAGACATCGCCCAAGAAGAGCAAAGGATCGCAGCGCGCCACGATCTCGTCTTCGTCGCCTCTCGGTTTGCTGGCGCTGCATCTGCTTGCACAATGGAAACAGTCCGGGCAGAGCGGCATCGTCTTTCTCGCCGAGAGCGAGACCAGGGCGGAGCGGCTCGGCAGCATCATTCACGCGCTCGATCCGTCCTGCGAGGTCCTGGTGTTTCCGCGCCTGAACACCTTGCCGTTCGATCAGCTCGAGCCGTCCCACGAGCTGGCGGGGCGCAGAGCCTCCGTGCTGCGACGCCTCACCAAATCCAGGAAGCCGGTATTTCTCGTCGCGACGGCGGAAGCCGTGATGGAGCGCCTGCCGCCGCCTGCGAGCCTGTCGCGCCTGAGCGTGAGCCTGAAGGTGGGCGGCGCGTTTTCCGAGCCCGAGCTCGAGGCGCGGCTTCAGTCGCTCGGATATGATCTCGACGACGAACCGGACTATCCGGGTGGGGCGCTGTTTCACGGCCAGACCTTCGAGATCTTCCCTGCCGGCGCGCTCGGCCCGTTTCGGATCGAGCATTCGGCTCGCACCATCGACCGCATCGTGGCGTTCGACCCGAAGGAGCACGAGATCATCTTCGAGACGAAAGAGCTGCTCGTCGATCCCATGTCGGAGCGGCTCGCCTTTGCCGCCAAGCGTGGCAGGCGCGCGAGCCTGTTCGACTATTGCGGACGGGCCAAATGGATCGCTGATGCAGGCGTCCCGACGCATGCCGACGGCTGGCTGAGCACGATCGAGGAGGCCGCGCCGCGCGCGGAGCGGGAGCGCGAATATCTCGGACAGCGCGACTGGAAGCAGCTTTCGAAGGGCATGAAGGTGCTGCCGCGGACGGCCGCCCTCCAGACCGTGCCGGACTTCTCGAAGGTCACGTCCGCGCGGAAGGTGCTGCGCGCCTTCGTCGAGGACGTGCAGCGGGCCGGCTCGCGGCTGATCTTCGTCGCAGCGCAAGAGGACGATTTGCGCGTGATGGAGCGTATGAGCGGCGTCAAGACGGAGCGCTGCGACGACTGGGACGAGGCCGCGAGCGGGCGGGGCGGCGAAGCCTCGCTCCTGGCCGATCTCGATGCGGGCTACATCGTGCCCGGGAAAAAGCCTCTCGTCGTCGTGACCGCGTCCGACGTGCTCGGCAGCCGGGCGCATCACGCACAGCCGATGGCGCGCGCCTGGAGCGCGGCGTTCGACCATGCCGACGTGCCGGAGCAGGGCACCGTGGTCGTGCATCTCCAGCGCGGTCTCGCCGTGCTTGACGGCTTGCAGACGGTGAACACCGGCGGCGGCGCGCTGCGGGAGATGGTCAGGCTGTCCTTTGCCGGCGACAATGCGGTTCTGGTCCCGCCGCCGGATCTGGCGCTGATGTGGCCCTATTCAGCCGAGCTCGGCAAGCTGGCGCTCGACAAGGCGGACGGCAGCAGCTGGTGGGCCCGCCGCACCGAAGCCGAGCGCGAAATCCAGATCGCCGGCAAGGCGCTTGCCAAGCACATCAGCCAGCGCCGCCGGCGGCGCGGAGAAAAGCTGGTTCCGCCGGGATCGGCCTACGAGAAGTTCGTCGCGCGCTTCCCTTACTTCACGACCGTCGATCAGGCCAACGCGATCCGCGACGTGCTGGATGATCTCGCCTCGGGTCACCCGATGGATCGGGTGGTCTGCGGCGATGTCGGGTTCGGCAAGACCGAGGTGGCGCTGCGCGCGGCCGCCGCCGTCGTGCTCTCCGGCAGGCAGGTGGCGATCGCGGTGCCGACGACAGTGCTGGCACGGCAGCACACCGCAACGTTCCAGAAGCGCTTCGCTCCATTCGACATCGAGGTCGGCAACCTGTCGCGGGCCACGTCAGGCGCGGAGCTGCGCGAGACCAGGGAGGGCCTGCGCAGCGGCCGCATCAAGGTCGTGATCGGCACGCAGGCGCTGACCGGCAAGGACGTGAGGTTCGACGATCTCGGCCTCGTCATCATCGACGAGGAGCAGCATTTCGGCGCGGCCGAGAAGGCGAAGCTCGCCGGGCTCGCCAAGAACGTCCATGTGCTGATGATGAGCGCGACGCCGATCCCGCGCACGCTCGCGGCCGGCCTTGCCGGCTTCCGCGACCTCAGCGTGATCGCTTCGCCCCCGGTGCACCGGCTGCCGGTCGCAACCAGGATCGCGCCGCTGTCGGATGCGGCCATTGCGTCTGCGCTGCTGCGCGAGCAGCGGCGCCATGGGCAGAGCTTCCTGATCTGCCCGCGCATCCAGGATCTCGAGCCGATGCTGGCGCGGGTGCAGGCGGTGGCGCCGGACCTGCGCATCGTCTGTCTGCACGGCAGACTGCCGGCCGAGGAGATCGACGACCGCATGATGAGCTTCGTCGAGGGCGAAGCCGACGTCCTGCTCGCCACCAACATCGTCGAGAGCGGCCTCGACATTCCTCGCGCCAACACCATCGTGGTGTGCTGGCCGGAAAAGTTCGGTCTCGCCCAGTTGCACCAGCTCCGCGGCCGGGTCGGCCGCAGCGGTATCCGCGCCTTCGCCCATCTCTTGACCGAGACGGCGTCCGGGCAGTCCGAGAAGCGGCTCGCCGTGCTCGAGGAGTTCAGCCGGCCGGGTGCCGGCTTTGCCATCAGCGAGCGCGACCTCGATCTGCGCGGCGCCGGCGACCTGTTCTCGGAGCAGCAGTCCGGCCATGTCCAGGTGTTCGGGCCCGTGCTCTACAGCCACCTCCTGAAAATGGCCTCGGAGAAGGTCGACGAAGAGCGTGCCGCGGTCTGGGTGCCGGACCTGAACCTGCCGGTCGGAGACATGCTGCCCGAGACCTATGTGCAGTCCGAGCCAGTGCGGCTCGAGCTCTATGCGCGCGCCGCACGATGCGGCAGCGAGGACGAGATCGACGACCTCGAGGAGGAAACCTCCCGCCGCTTCGGGCCGCTGCCGAAGGCCGCGCGCGATTTCTTCGCCGCGGCCGGGCTCAGGATCGAGTGCAAGCGCAGAGGCATCATTCGCCTCGACGTCGGCCCCGAAGCGGTCGCCGCGACGTTCCTGCCGGGGCGGCTGCGCAAGTCGCGCGGAAAGTCACTGCAACGCGACGGCGATCGCGTAGTGTATCACGCCAAGATGCAGGACGCGCCGTTCGAGCGGGTCGAGGAGTTGTTCGAGGTGCTGGACGAGGGGTAGGGCGCCTCAAAACGCGAAAACAACCCCATGCACAGTAGCAAACTACAGCCGGCACAATGACTTGTGCAATCCGGCTAAAAGATCGGTTTGGCACGTCGGGCAAAACAGTGGCATTCTGGCAATATTCGGAAAATCCGTTGTAGCTCTGCGGGGCCGCAGGTGCGCATTTTCGGCGCGGCTTCATTCCATCCCATGGACCTCGTAATCGGCCGGGGTGGCGCCCGTCAGACGGCTACGCCGCTAACGTGGAATTAATCAAAAAAGCTCACAATTTTAGGCAGTTGTGTAAGTGGGTGCTGCGTAAAGGACTCGTCGCGAGGACGTTCCAGCGTCGGCTTCCTTTTGCTCGCTCATTTGAGGTCAATGCCAGTGACCACGACACCCGAAGCGCAAGGCCTTGTCGAACAACTCGATCCCGAAGCGCTCGCGCTCGCCGCGGCGCCCGAACCCGCAAGCCTGGAAGTCGAAGTCCCGATCAGGCCTTCCGGCCGGAAGTCGGTGCTGGCCCTGGCCGTGTGTGCCCTGGCCATCAATGGCGCGGCGGCGATCTATACGCTGCCGTCCGATCTGCCGTCGCTGGATGTCGGCCGTCTGGCCGAACTGCTTCCGCGCCCGAAAGCTTCCGCACCGAAACCGGATCCGGTTGTCGCGGCCTTGAAGGACATTCTGTCCGCCCAGCAGCAACACACGGCTTCGCTGCAGGCGAACAACGATCTGGTGCAGCAAAATGCGGCTCAGCTCCAGCAGGACCGATGGTGCTGCTGTCCCTGCGCCAGAGCATCACGGACGAGCGGGTCGATGTGAGGAAGATATCGTCGCAGCTCTCCACGCTGATCGCGAAGGTCGATACGCTGCAAAACACGATGATGTCGGACGTCACGTCGTCCATTCGACACGCGAATGCCCGCTATGGGCTGTCCGCCGCGATGCGCAAGCGGCTGGTGCGGCAGTCGAAGCCAGTCGGGCCTGTCGGGCCACTCGGGCCTGTTTCCGTCGGAGGAGCTCCGCTGAGCACGCCGGCTGCGTCTTCGGCTCCGGAGAGCTGAGGGCAGATCGCGGCACCATGTCCGCATCAACCTGGCCGTCGCCCCTGTCGACCAGGGATCGCCGGTTCGTGTTGGCGCGCCGCTTCTGAGATCAAATCTTTCAATTGTCCTCCGCTGAATTCAGAGAGCACCCGGTACGCTTCGTCTGCTTGCTCCCTGGTCAAACTGGCTGCCCAGTCCGTTCCGATCAGCGCCGGCCCCTTGCGCGCTCGATCGTAGACCATCCAGCCGATGCCTCCCGTCCGAACCAAAAATCTGCCCTGCGCCAGCGCTCTGTCACTCACTGTTAGCCTCCCACTTACCTGCCGCACCAAGTAAGCCGCATCATTTTCTCGAATGCATTTGTGCATGTGAATCGAGTCGGGAAAAACTGGCAATCCGCCGCACCGAGTTCCTGCCCGGAACACATCTCGAATGTGCTGAAACGAACAGAGCGCGGCTTCGATCTCAGGGTAAGCTCCCAGCTGCTTGGGCCTTCCCCTAAGGCCTAGCACCTCCAGCGGCCCCGGCCTTACACCCCCAAAAGCCCCCATGGCCGGGGCCGTCTTGCGGCTCTGATTCGTTAACGGTGAGGCCTTCCCAGGTCTTGCCCCGCGAACCCGATTGACTCTGCAGTTTCCCTGTCAAATTATTCGGGAAAATATGGCAACTAGGGCGAGCCATGAAAGATTACGAGGCTCAGCTGGAGAAGTTGCGCACGGATGCGGCCGAGTGCGCACTGATCCGTGATCTTGCGACCGACAAAGCCAAGCGCGAGCTGTTTGATCGGCTGGCCAATCACCTGACCGTGCTCGCGCAACAAGTCGAGATGGCGATGCTGGAGCGGCGCAAAGGCGCTGGACAGTAAGGCCGCCTCAGGTGCTGACGGCTTACAACCCGTCTACGAGGACGGTCGCCGGATCATTGCGGCGGAGGTCGAGCGCGAGGGGTTAGCGGGTCGGAGGCGCCTTCCAGTCGTAGGACTGGCGCGCGATCTGGCCAGTGACCTCGAGCTCCTTCTCGTCAGAGAGGCGCCAGGCTGCCACACCGAAGCAGACGGTCAGAACCACGGCGGCAACTAGCAGCAGCATCGATAGAAACTGGCTCACGCCTACACCTCTGAACGCGACCCATCAGTGGAGCGACCACAGAACCTCGATTCGGAAAATGCAGACGCGCTGACCCATCCCCGATTGTCCCCATCAAGTCACACCGGACCCAAGTCACGTGGGGCCAAAGGCGCTCACGAGTCCGATCGTGATTGGGACCAGCGCCACGATGGTCCACAGGGCAGGCGAGCTGGAGGAAAGGCCAACGACCAGTATCCAGGCACCGAAGCCCACCAGGAGCGCTGAGATGGCATAGGCTAGGGCTTTTTCCATCGTTCGATCTACGCGCAACACAGGATCGATTTGCGCCTGTAAGATTCCCCACTCAAGGAAACGTTCCTATGCCCGCGGTTCGATCGGCGGTTGAGCCGCATGAGCGCAACGTCCATCGCCAAGCCGTGATGCCGCCTCATGTTGCGGTGGGATCGTCGGCACATCAGATCAGCCCGGGCGGTAGCCCGATAGGAGCTGATACGATGCGCTCCGTCCTCGCCGAGGGGCTGTTGACGGGTCTGTTGATTGTCCTGTGCACCGCTGCGAACGCTGCGCCGGCGCATCGCTCCCGTGCACATCACCCGCGCGATCCCGCGGTCGATCGTTCCGGCCCGGACGTGAATCCTCGGGCGCGCTTCGCAGTTCCCGGCTGGAGCGATGAAGCAACGCGGCGGTGGCTGGACAGTGCCTCGTCCAATGTGGGCCGAGGGGGATAGCGATCAATTGCGCTGTCAGCCCGCGCCGGCGATCCGACGGGGGCGGCTGAGCTCTGGATGGCGAAGCCGGAGCGGCTGAAACGCGATGAGATTTGGATCGTCATCGCGCTTTAGGTTGTTGTTTACGCATGATCTTTCCGGAAAACCGCTTCGCACTTTGCGCTCGCGCGGCCCTTCGGGTCCGGATCGCGCTTTAGGCGGCTTGCTCTTCAAACGAGGTGTAGATCCGGCCGGTTGGATCAACGATCTGAACGTCCCAGCAGCCGTCCGCGACAAGCTCTCTGGCCTTCTTGAGGGCCGCCGCGAGTGACAGCCGCTTGAGGCTGACGACGCCTGCCGTGTCGAAACCGCTGATTTCAAACATGCCGCTCCCTCCTGCTTTTCTTGAATCCTACACCCTTCCGGCGCGTTGTCTCCCGGCTTTTTTGGGGGCAGGCTGTTGGAACCGACGAGGGTGAGGGCAGTCACCGTAATTCCGGAGCAACCGGTATGGACTTCGTTCAGAGAGTAAAGCGTAAGCTGTTTCGGCCGCGGGAGGTCATTGAGGGGTACGAAAACCCAGAGTTGGTTGAGACGATCTTCCTTAAGACAATCAACTACGAGCCGAGTGGGAACTGGCCGCTCGTCATGGGCGTGAACACCGTTCTCGATTTCGGCGGCGGCGCTGGCTTGCATTACAAGCTTGCCCGCCAGCCGCGCCCGGACATCCGTTGGGCTGTGGTCGAGACGCCGGCCATGGTGCATCGCGCTCGGGAGCTCGCCACTGACCGGTTGATGTTTTTCGAGCGCATCGAGCAGGCCGCGAATTGGCTTGGGATCGTCGATCTCGTCCATTCGAACGGAGCCATACAGTATGTCCGCGACCCGATCGAAACCATCAGAAGCCTCTGTCTGGTGCGGCCGGCGGCGCTTGCTTGGCACCGCGTGCCACTCAGCGATGAGAGCAGGCGTGAGATGCAGACTTCATACCTGAGCGACAACGGTCCAGGCACATTGCGCGCTTCGTCGGAGAAGCTCGTAAAATACGATCGGACTTGGATTTCCGAACAGGCGTTCATTGAGGCGCACAAGAGCTATCGCGTTGCTGAGCGCGGCCCAGATCCAGCCGAGCGGGGAACACAGCAATTCAAGTTCGAGCGCTGTTGATTGCGAGTTCGACGACATCCCCCTGACCGGAGTCTGATCGGCCGCATGGGGCGGGATCAGCAGGACATCGACGAGCTCGCGCGCATGGAGCGCATCTGCCTGGATCTGGCGGGCGAGGCGACTTCGCCAGAGGAGCGGGCGGGCCTTGCGATCATGACCGGCAACTATCGCGCGGCCATCCTCGATCGCCTTAATCGATCTGCGGACACGATGCAGACACCGAGCCTTTTCTATCGGCTGGAGTTTCGGCTTAAGTCTTTAATCTTGTTTGGTGAGCGCGCTGGGGCTCGAACCCAGGACCCCGTGATTAAAAGTCACGTGCTCTACCGGCTGAGCTACGCGCTCCCATGGCCGCGGATGGCTTCGAAGAAATCACCATCGCCTTCGGACATTTGAGAAGCATGTCTTGCCGCGACGTCTGACTTGGCGCTGCGGGGAAAACCGGCTGTTTCCGGATCATGCTTTCGGCCCGCGCTGTGTAGGGGCAGTGGCTGCGGAGGTCAATAGTGCGGGTGGCTGCCGAAACTGGCGGCAGAGGCGGGGATTTGCCCGCGGTGTCCGTGACTTAAGGCGGATTTTTCAACCCGATTGGCGGGCCGTCATCCACGCCGAAGAGCACGTGACTTTTAATCACGGGCTCTTGGGTGACCGGGCTGCTCCGTCAGTTCGCCTCCCGCCGGACCTCGCTCGGCACGGGCTGCGGCGTTCCGGCCGGGGTCGGCAGGGCGACGGGGCGCAGGCCAATCAGCTCGGCGGTGCGGATCGCGCTGTCGCGCCAGAACTGGAACGAGTTGATGCGGCTGAGCTCGAGGATGGCGATCGCCACCGCCGCGAGGAACGGCAGGCTCTGCAGCACCAGCACGCCGGCGAAGATGTAGATCTCGGTGATCTGGCGGAAGCTGTTGGAGGCGACCAGCACGCCGGCGCCGACCAGCAGAAGGATGCCGATCACGGCTTCCCAGAACGCCTGGAACTCGATCGACATCCGCGACAGGCCGCCCTTGGAGGTGCGCGCGAAGGCGATGTGCTCGGTGATCAGGCCTTGCGCCACCGCGCGCGACACCGTCCATTGCACGCTCATCGCCGCGATCATGGCGCCCAGCATCTGGCCGGGTTTGATCGCGACGCGGGCGCGGTACATCGACAGGAAGTGCGCCAGCGAGACGATGAAGGCGCCGATGATCGGCAGCGTCAGGATCTTGTCGGGGATGGCGATGTCGGCAAAGGCGACGATCGGCACCCAGACGAGGTTGAGCAGCGCCACGACCACGCCGAGGCTTTCGGCGCCCAGCCAGTTCAGCCAGCCGAGGCCATATTCGCGCTTCTGATCGGGCGTCAGCCGGCTCTTGCCCGGCAGGAAGTGGCGCCAGTGCTTCTTGACGATCTGGAGGCCGCCATAGGCCCAGCGGTGACGCTGCTTCTTGAAGGCCTCGTAGGTGTCGGGGAGCAGGCCGCGACCATAGCGGTGGTTGGTGTAGTGTGAGACCCAGCCGAGCTCCTGGATCGCAAGGCCGAGATCGGAGTCCTCGCAGATCGTGTCGGACGACCAGCCGCCGGCCATGTCCATCGCGGCGCGGCGGATCAGGCACATCGTGCCGTGCACGATGACGGCGTTGACCTCGTTGCGCTGGACCATGCCGATGTCGAAGAAGCCGGCATATTCGCCGTTCATGATGTAGTGCATGATCGACAGGTCGCCGTCGCGATGCTCCTGCGGCGCCTGCACGAGGCCGACGCGCGGGTCGGCGAAAGCGGGCACGAGGTCCTTCAGCCAGTCGGGATCGACGACATAGTCGGCATCGATGATGCCGATGATCTCGGCAT
This is a stretch of genomic DNA from Bradyrhizobium sp. CB2312. It encodes these proteins:
- a CDS encoding DEAD/DEAH box helicase, translated to MLALHLLAQWKQSGQSGIVFLAESETRAERLGSIIHALDPSCEVLVFPRLNTLPFDQLEPSHELAGRRASVLRRLTKSRKPVFLVATAEAVMERLPPPASLSRLSVSLKVGGAFSEPELEARLQSLGYDLDDEPDYPGGALFHGQTFEIFPAGALGPFRIEHSARTIDRIVAFDPKEHEIIFETKELLVDPMSERLAFAAKRGRRASLFDYCGRAKWIADAGVPTHADGWLSTIEEAAPRAEREREYLGQRDWKQLSKGMKVLPRTAALQTVPDFSKVTSARKVLRAFVEDVQRAGSRLIFVAAQEDDLRVMERMSGVKTERCDDWDEAASGRGGEASLLADLDAGYIVPGKKPLVVVTASDVLGSRAHHAQPMARAWSAAFDHADVPEQGTVVVHLQRGLAVLDGLQTVNTGGGALREMVRLSFAGDNAVLVPPPDLALMWPYSAELGKLALDKADGSSWWARRTEAEREIQIAGKALAKHISQRRRRRGEKLVPPGSAYEKFVARFPYFTTVDQANAIRDVLDDLASGHPMDRVVCGDVGFGKTEVALRAAAAVVLSGRQVAIAVPTTVLARQHTATFQKRFAPFDIEVGNLSRATSGAELRETREGLRSGRIKVVIGTQALTGKDVRFDDLGLVIIDEEQHFGAAEKAKLAGLAKNVHVLMMSATPIPRTLAAGLAGFRDLSVIASPPVHRLPVATRIAPLSDAAIASALLREQRRHGQSFLICPRIQDLEPMLARVQAVAPDLRIVCLHGRLPAEEIDDRMMSFVEGEADVLLATNIVESGLDIPRANTIVVCWPEKFGLAQLHQLRGRVGRSGIRAFAHLLTETASGQSEKRLAVLEEFSRPGAGFAISERDLDLRGAGDLFSEQQSGHVQVFGPVLYSHLLKMASEKVDEERAAVWVPDLNLPVGDMLPETYVQSEPVRLELYARAARCGSEDEIDDLEEETSRRFGPLPKAARDFFAAAGLRIECKRRGIIRLDVGPEAVAATFLPGRLRKSRGKSLQRDGDRVVYHAKMQDAPFERVEELFEVLDEG
- a CDS encoding methyltransferase domain-containing protein, which encodes MDFVQRVKRKLFRPREVIEGYENPELVETIFLKTINYEPSGNWPLVMGVNTVLDFGGGAGLHYKLARQPRPDIRWAVVETPAMVHRARELATDRLMFFERIEQAANWLGIVDLVHSNGAIQYVRDPIETIRSLCLVRPAALAWHRVPLSDESRREMQTSYLSDNGPGTLRASSEKLVKYDRTWISEQAFIEAHKSYRVAERGPDPAERGTQQFKFERC